CTACGTCAGCCAGGGCTATGGCAACCCGGACCAGCACGGCCTGAAAAAAGTGCAGGGCTACTTTACCGCCTGCGACATGGTGCCCGGCTTTTACGAGGAATTGCGCGCCGTCGGCAACGAACTGGACATGGATATGTTCAAGCCCACGCTGCCGCCCGGCATGGAGCGGGAAGAGCGCCGCGACTGGCGCAACCGCAGCAATGTCGACCGGAGGGCTTCATGACCCCCGCCATGACGGTGACCGTGCTCAGCGTGGTCATCGCGCTGGCGGCCGGCATGCTGGCGTGGCTGGCGATCGAGGTGGGCAGTGGCACGCTCAAGCGCTACAAGTCGAGCTTTACCGAGCGTGCCCAGTTCCGCGTGCGCGAATTCTTCCTGTTCATCGATCCGCGCCAGCTGTTCATGCTCAACGTGGGCGCCATGTTGGCGGGCGCCTTGCTCACCTGGCTGGTGACCGGCAGCGTGCTGCTGGCGCTGGTGGCAGTGGCCGCGCTGACATTCGCGCCGCGCCTGCTGTATGCGCGCATGCGCGTGCGCCGCATGCGCAATTTTGAACTGCAACTGCCCGATGCGCTGATGATGCTGGCCGGCGGCATGCGCGCCGGCGCCGGCTTCGGTTCGGCGCTGGCGCAACTGGTGCAGGAAGCGCCGGCGCCGCTGGGCCAGGAGTTTTCGCTGATGCTGCGCGAACAGCGCA
This is a stretch of genomic DNA from Duganella zoogloeoides. It encodes these proteins:
- a CDS encoding type II secretion system F family protein codes for the protein MTPAMTVTVLSVVIALAAGMLAWLAIEVGSGTLKRYKSSFTERAQFRVREFFLFIDPRQLFMLNVGAMLAGALLTWLVTGSVLLALVAVAALTFAPRLLYARMRVRRMRNFELQLPDALMMLAGGMRAGAGFGSALAQLVQEAPAPLGQEFSLMLREQRIGVTLEQSLNNLAHRMPTQTTILVVSAMRIAAETGGGLAEALERTAGTIRSRLQMEGKIRALTAQGKLQAWVVGLLPVLLALVLAKLEPAAMDLLWHSRIGWATLAVLFVLEAMGVYVIRKIIAIDV